In one window of Paenarthrobacter nicotinovorans DNA:
- the panB gene encoding 3-methyl-2-oxobutanoate hydroxymethyltransferase, translating into MAPSNLPESTTPAEVSAPYGSGPGTGAQAPSATGRKPAGRIRIHHLQQAKDNGEHFAMLTAYEQYAAEIFDQAGIEVLLVGDSASNNVFGNETSLPVTVDELLPLTRAVSRAAKRALVIADLPFGSYEVSPGQAVATGVRFLKEGLAHAVKIEGTAYYADTVKAMVQAGIPVMAHIGFTPQSEHSLGGYRVQGRGDDAQRLVDDAVALQDAGAFSVLMEMVPAETAALVDAALRVPTVGIGAGKSTTGQVLVWQDMAGLRGGKMAKFVKQYADLRTTLTDAAAAFGEDVRSGQFPGPEHSF; encoded by the coding sequence ATGGCCCCGAGCAACCTTCCTGAGTCCACCACGCCCGCCGAAGTTTCCGCCCCTTACGGAAGCGGTCCCGGAACCGGTGCGCAGGCGCCATCAGCGACCGGCAGGAAGCCGGCCGGCCGGATACGGATCCACCACCTCCAACAGGCCAAGGACAACGGCGAACACTTCGCCATGCTGACCGCGTATGAGCAGTACGCGGCGGAGATCTTCGACCAAGCGGGAATCGAAGTGCTGCTTGTCGGCGATTCGGCTTCCAACAACGTCTTCGGCAACGAAACCAGCCTTCCCGTCACCGTGGATGAGCTTCTTCCCCTGACCCGGGCAGTGAGCCGCGCAGCCAAGCGGGCATTGGTCATTGCCGACCTGCCTTTCGGCAGTTATGAGGTCTCTCCCGGCCAGGCCGTGGCTACCGGCGTGCGCTTCCTGAAGGAAGGCCTTGCACACGCGGTGAAGATCGAGGGAACCGCGTACTACGCGGACACTGTCAAAGCGATGGTCCAGGCAGGCATCCCCGTCATGGCGCATATCGGCTTCACACCGCAAAGCGAACACTCCCTCGGCGGTTACCGCGTCCAGGGGCGTGGGGATGACGCGCAGCGGCTCGTGGACGACGCTGTGGCCCTCCAGGATGCCGGAGCGTTCAGCGTCCTGATGGAAATGGTCCCCGCGGAAACGGCTGCCCTTGTGGACGCTGCGTTGCGCGTACCAACGGTGGGCATCGGAGCAGGCAAGAGCACCACAGGCCAGGTCCTCGTCTGGCAGGACATGGCCGGACTCCGGGGCGGCAAGATGGCCAAGTTCGTCAAGCAGTACGCAGACCTGCGCACAACCCTGACCGACGCAGCTGCCGCATTCGGCGAGGACGTCCGGTCCGGGCAGTTCCCCGGACCGGAACACTCCTTCTAG
- the glnA gene encoding type I glutamate--ammonia ligase: MDRQQEFVLRTIEERDVRFVRLWFTDVVGSLKSVALAPAEVEGAFEEGLGFDGSAIEGLARVFESDMLAQPDPSTFQILPWRGETEQTSRMFCDILTPDGEPSAADPRNVLKRTLAKAADMGFTCYTHPEIEFYLLKSKDLGPDGSPVPVDEGGYFDHVPGGVAQDFRRTAVTMLESVGISVEFSHHEGGPGQNEIDLRYADALQTADNIMTFRTVIKEVALQQGTYATFMPKPFTDHPGSGMHTHFSLFEGDTNAFFEAGAEFQLSKTARQFIAGILKHAPEFTAVTNQFVNSYKRLWGGGEAPSYLSWGHNNRSALVRVPLYKPGKGQSARIEYRGIDSATNPYLAYAVLLGAGLKGIEEGYELPAAAEDDVWSLTTAERKAMGHAPLPASLHDAIRAMEESELVAEILGEQVFEHFLRNKRAEWQDYRLQVTPYELQRNLGIL; encoded by the coding sequence ATGGACCGCCAGCAAGAGTTCGTTCTGCGGACAATCGAAGAGCGTGACGTGCGCTTCGTACGCTTGTGGTTCACCGACGTCGTGGGTTCCCTTAAATCGGTGGCGCTTGCGCCCGCCGAAGTCGAGGGTGCCTTTGAAGAAGGCCTTGGCTTTGATGGCTCAGCGATCGAGGGCCTGGCGCGTGTGTTCGAATCCGACATGCTCGCGCAGCCGGATCCCTCCACCTTCCAGATCCTGCCCTGGCGTGGTGAGACCGAACAAACCTCAAGGATGTTCTGCGACATCCTGACTCCGGACGGCGAACCGTCGGCCGCGGACCCCCGCAACGTCCTCAAGCGGACCTTGGCAAAGGCCGCGGACATGGGCTTCACCTGCTACACCCACCCTGAGATCGAGTTCTACCTGCTCAAGTCCAAGGACTTGGGCCCGGATGGCTCGCCGGTACCTGTGGACGAGGGCGGCTACTTCGATCACGTTCCCGGTGGTGTGGCACAGGACTTCCGCCGTACTGCGGTCACCATGCTCGAATCCGTGGGCATCTCCGTGGAGTTCAGCCACCACGAGGGCGGCCCGGGGCAGAACGAGATCGACCTTCGTTACGCCGATGCGCTTCAGACCGCGGACAACATCATGACGTTCCGTACCGTCATCAAGGAAGTTGCGCTCCAGCAGGGTACCTACGCCACGTTCATGCCCAAGCCGTTCACCGATCACCCCGGTTCCGGAATGCACACGCACTTTTCGCTGTTCGAGGGCGACACCAACGCTTTCTTCGAAGCCGGTGCGGAGTTCCAGCTCTCCAAGACCGCACGCCAGTTCATTGCCGGCATCCTCAAGCACGCTCCGGAATTCACGGCTGTCACCAACCAGTTCGTGAACTCCTACAAGCGGCTTTGGGGCGGCGGCGAGGCCCCGAGCTACCTGAGCTGGGGACACAACAACCGGTCTGCGCTGGTCCGCGTTCCGCTCTACAAGCCCGGCAAGGGACAGTCTGCGCGGATCGAATACCGTGGCATCGACTCCGCCACCAACCCTTACCTGGCCTACGCCGTGTTGCTCGGGGCGGGCCTGAAGGGCATCGAGGAGGGCTATGAGCTCCCCGCTGCCGCTGAGGACGACGTATGGTCACTGACCACCGCGGAGCGCAAGGCGATGGGGCACGCGCCTCTTCCGGCCAGCCTCCACGACGCCATCCGGGCAATGGAGGAATCCGAACTGGTGGCCGAAATCCTTGGCGAGCAGGTTTTTGAGCACTTCCTCCGCAACAAGCGGGCAGAGTGGCAGGATTACAGGCTCCAGGTCACCCCCTATGAGCTGCAGCGCAACCTCGGCATTCTTTAG
- a CDS encoding bifunctional [glutamine synthetase] adenylyltransferase/[glutamine synthetase]-adenylyl-L-tyrosine phosphorylase, translating into MSLARRLISAGFSDLEKGERFLAAPELEGIDEDALFAGLSMAASPDTALQSLVRLIEKNPGLKKLAAADPDTCEPLYRLLGASEALGEFLMRRPEHLDVFDAPVSPEPLQASSDELRATLLRSVKAEPGAHRPVAGITGQPAYAALRTAYRRGLTELAIKDLCAASPQDFMPAAGAELADLAGAAIEAALAVSRAEAAGHYDADDIADVGMAVIGMGKCGARELNYISDVDVIYVIESEELEDARASTIGTALASGISRAISSFAPEPGLWEVDANLRPEGKSGPLVRTLPSHLSYYARWAESWEFQALLKARTIAGDRELGQRYEKAVEPLVWSSAGREGFVESVQAMRRRVTDYIPASEEQRQIKLGRGGLRDVEFTVQLLQLVHGKSDESLRCKDTTSAIAALSAGGYIGRADAAAFDSAYRYLRLLEHRIQLFQLRRTHLMPVAEDAQRFLAKAVLGPFSLERPHPDQLMAAWQKTKKSVRELHERIFYRPLLNTAAKLSSEDAKLSPEAAQGRLAALGYLDPQGALRHIEALTAGVSRRAALQRQLLPILLGWLAEGVDPDAGLLAFRRVSEALGTTHWYLGLLRDSQAAAERLCQVLANSRLISDLLEVSPESVAWLGSDKELAPVRFEAQWQEIQSKLSRHPDPESAMRLIRLIRRREILRTAIADSAGLLDQDAVGLALAETDRAAVLGALHVAEAVVAGSGPLKTDVLVVAMGRQGGREIGYGSDADVMYVHRARPGFSDAEAQEQATAIVAKVSGFLTQPLKPAIMAERVLMVDADLRPEGKNGAMVRSLDSYAEYYRRWSLIWEAQALLRARPMAGSDELAADFVKLIDPIRYPQELQEQDVREIRRIKARVESERLPRGADPARHVKLGRGGLSDVEWLVQLLQLQHAGKHPALRTSSTLEALAAAEELGFIGRDDAALLRDAWRLASRIRSANVIVTGRASDVLPSSRKDLEAVARWCGYPPGNAGHFEEDYLRLSRRARAVFEKMFYAT; encoded by the coding sequence GTGAGCCTTGCACGACGGCTCATCTCAGCCGGATTCAGCGACCTTGAGAAGGGGGAGCGCTTCCTTGCTGCCCCCGAGCTTGAGGGTATTGACGAGGACGCACTGTTTGCCGGCCTTTCCATGGCTGCCAGTCCCGATACGGCCCTGCAGTCACTGGTCCGGCTCATTGAGAAGAATCCTGGCCTGAAGAAGCTGGCCGCGGCGGATCCGGACACCTGCGAGCCCCTGTACCGTTTGCTGGGGGCCTCGGAGGCGCTGGGGGAGTTCCTGATGCGCCGGCCCGAGCACCTGGACGTCTTTGATGCTCCTGTCAGTCCGGAGCCCCTGCAGGCTTCCAGCGACGAGCTCCGCGCCACACTGCTTCGTTCCGTCAAGGCTGAGCCCGGCGCCCACAGGCCCGTGGCAGGCATCACCGGGCAGCCCGCCTATGCCGCATTGCGGACGGCGTACCGCCGGGGCCTGACTGAGCTCGCCATCAAAGACCTGTGCGCAGCTTCGCCCCAGGACTTCATGCCTGCAGCCGGAGCTGAACTGGCCGACCTCGCCGGTGCCGCGATCGAAGCCGCCCTTGCCGTATCCCGGGCTGAAGCGGCAGGCCATTACGACGCTGACGACATCGCCGACGTCGGAATGGCCGTCATCGGCATGGGCAAATGCGGAGCCCGCGAGCTGAACTACATTTCGGACGTCGATGTCATCTATGTCATCGAGTCCGAAGAGCTGGAGGATGCCCGGGCGTCCACGATCGGGACCGCCCTGGCCTCGGGTATTTCCCGGGCAATTTCCTCCTTTGCTCCCGAACCGGGCCTCTGGGAAGTGGATGCGAATCTCCGCCCGGAAGGAAAATCGGGCCCTCTTGTACGCACCCTTCCTTCCCACCTGAGCTACTACGCCCGGTGGGCCGAAAGCTGGGAGTTCCAGGCGCTGCTCAAGGCGCGGACCATCGCCGGCGACCGGGAACTTGGCCAGCGCTATGAAAAGGCCGTGGAGCCGTTGGTCTGGTCTTCTGCCGGCCGTGAGGGCTTTGTGGAGTCCGTGCAGGCGATGCGCCGCAGGGTGACCGACTACATCCCCGCATCCGAGGAGCAGCGGCAGATCAAGCTGGGACGTGGCGGACTGCGGGATGTCGAGTTCACCGTCCAGTTGCTGCAGTTGGTACACGGCAAGTCCGATGAATCCCTCCGCTGCAAAGATACGACGTCGGCCATCGCCGCACTTTCGGCGGGAGGCTACATCGGGCGTGCCGATGCCGCTGCCTTCGACAGCGCTTACCGGTACCTCCGCTTGCTGGAGCATCGGATCCAGCTGTTCCAGCTGCGGCGCACCCACCTGATGCCTGTGGCTGAGGATGCCCAGCGGTTCCTGGCCAAAGCTGTCCTGGGTCCGTTTTCCCTTGAGCGCCCCCATCCGGACCAGCTCATGGCTGCATGGCAAAAGACCAAGAAGTCCGTGCGGGAACTCCATGAACGGATCTTCTATCGTCCGCTGCTCAACACTGCTGCGAAGTTGAGCAGCGAAGACGCAAAGCTCAGTCCTGAGGCAGCCCAAGGCCGGCTGGCGGCTCTCGGCTACCTGGATCCCCAGGGAGCTCTGCGACACATTGAAGCTTTGACGGCGGGCGTCAGCCGCCGTGCTGCTTTGCAACGGCAGTTGCTGCCGATCCTTCTGGGTTGGCTTGCTGAGGGCGTCGACCCCGATGCCGGCCTGCTTGCGTTCCGCCGGGTCAGCGAAGCCCTTGGCACCACGCACTGGTACCTGGGCCTGCTCCGTGATTCGCAGGCTGCCGCCGAACGCCTATGCCAGGTCCTGGCCAATTCCCGTTTGATTTCGGACCTCCTGGAAGTATCACCGGAGTCCGTGGCGTGGCTGGGCAGCGACAAGGAATTGGCCCCCGTTCGTTTCGAAGCCCAATGGCAGGAAATCCAATCCAAGCTGTCCCGGCATCCTGACCCTGAGAGTGCCATGAGGCTTATCCGGTTGATCCGGCGACGCGAGATCCTCAGGACGGCCATTGCGGACAGCGCCGGACTCCTTGACCAGGACGCCGTCGGTTTGGCTTTGGCCGAGACTGACCGCGCTGCCGTACTGGGAGCCCTGCATGTGGCCGAGGCCGTAGTGGCTGGCTCAGGCCCGTTGAAAACCGATGTACTTGTGGTTGCCATGGGTAGGCAGGGCGGCCGCGAGATCGGCTACGGCTCGGACGCGGACGTTATGTATGTGCACCGTGCCCGCCCTGGCTTCAGCGATGCCGAGGCGCAGGAACAGGCGACGGCGATCGTCGCCAAGGTCTCCGGCTTCCTCACCCAGCCGCTCAAGCCGGCAATCATGGCCGAGCGGGTGCTGATGGTGGACGCCGACCTCCGGCCGGAAGGCAAGAACGGTGCGATGGTGAGGTCCTTGGACTCCTACGCGGAGTATTACCGCCGGTGGTCTTTGATCTGGGAAGCCCAGGCGCTGCTGCGTGCCCGTCCCATGGCTGGTTCGGATGAGTTGGCGGCAGACTTCGTTAAGCTGATCGATCCCATCCGGTATCCGCAGGAACTGCAGGAGCAGGATGTCCGGGAGATCCGGCGGATCAAGGCGCGGGTAGAGTCTGAACGGCTGCCCCGGGGCGCGGATCCCGCCAGGCACGTCAAGCTTGGCCGTGGTGGTCTGAGCGACGTCGAGTGGCTGGTGCAGCTGCTTCAGTTGCAGCATGCCGGGAAGCATCCCGCTTTGCGGACCAGCTCCACCCTTGAGGCCCTGGCTGCCGCTGAGGAGTTGGGGTTCATCGGCAGGGACGACGCGGCACTGCTGCGGGATGCTTGGCGTCTGGCCAGCCGCATCCGATCGGCCAATGTGATCGTGACCGGGCGTGCCTCAGATGTCCTGCCTTCCTCGCGCAAGGACCTTGAAGCTGTTGCGCGCTGGTGCGGCTACCCGCCCGGGAACGCCGGCCATTTTGAGGAGGACTACCTCCGGCTGAGTCGTCGGGCCAGGGCGGTTTTCGAGAAGATGTTTTACGCCACCTAA
- a CDS encoding arylsulfatase: MSQPNVILICVDEWRGDCLSSDGHPYVETPHLDELARNGVRFSKGYSATPSCVPARAALFTGQSQEKHGRVGYNDGVPFHAVHPVTVQEEFRKGGYHTQAIGKMHVWPERSRLGFDDVILHDGYLHHARREHQQHFAMFDDYVPWLRRQPGMGPDAEYFDHGVNCNSIVARPWDKAESLHPSHWIGTQAIEWMHRRDPVKPFFLYLSFHRPHPPYDPPSWAFEQYLGIPAYEAVEGNWEHHWDAHRQDSDYQASYGTIPDHVVHRARAGYYGLMAQIDLQINRIKESLADFGLSENTVIAFTSDHGEMMGDHHMFRKAVPYEGSARVPFIIANAPTAEHAVRGAVVDHVVELRDIMPTLLELAGLPIPDSVDGKSLASIIRGENTDAVREVLHGEHVYWGQNLHWLTDGRYKYIWGSGEGTEELFDLDADPQERNNLADDATHQAELTMWRQRMVEALTDREEGYVVDGELVTGVPVVTMLRHARELAASAAVTK; the protein is encoded by the coding sequence ATGAGCCAGCCCAACGTCATCCTGATCTGCGTTGACGAATGGAGGGGCGACTGCCTGTCCTCGGACGGTCACCCTTATGTGGAGACACCCCACCTCGACGAACTCGCCAGGAACGGCGTCCGATTCTCCAAAGGCTATTCTGCTACGCCGTCGTGTGTGCCGGCCCGCGCAGCACTGTTCACCGGACAGTCCCAGGAGAAGCACGGCCGGGTTGGCTACAACGATGGCGTTCCTTTCCATGCTGTCCACCCGGTGACGGTACAGGAGGAGTTCAGAAAGGGCGGGTACCACACGCAGGCCATAGGAAAGATGCACGTGTGGCCCGAACGCTCCAGGCTCGGTTTCGACGACGTCATCCTCCACGATGGCTACCTCCACCACGCCCGCCGGGAGCACCAACAGCATTTCGCGATGTTTGATGACTACGTGCCATGGCTCCGCAGGCAACCCGGCATGGGTCCCGACGCCGAGTACTTCGACCACGGCGTCAACTGCAATTCCATCGTCGCCCGCCCGTGGGACAAGGCTGAAAGCCTGCACCCGTCGCACTGGATCGGCACGCAAGCCATTGAATGGATGCACCGCCGCGACCCCGTGAAGCCCTTTTTCCTGTATCTGTCCTTCCACCGCCCCCATCCGCCGTACGATCCGCCGTCGTGGGCTTTCGAACAGTACCTCGGCATTCCCGCCTACGAAGCCGTGGAGGGCAACTGGGAACACCACTGGGACGCCCACCGGCAGGACAGCGACTACCAAGCCAGCTACGGCACCATTCCCGACCACGTTGTACATAGAGCCAGAGCGGGGTACTACGGCCTGATGGCCCAGATTGACCTCCAGATCAACCGCATCAAGGAGTCCCTGGCGGACTTCGGCCTCAGTGAGAACACGGTGATCGCTTTCACCAGCGACCACGGCGAGATGATGGGCGACCACCACATGTTCCGTAAAGCAGTGCCCTATGAGGGGTCGGCCCGGGTCCCGTTCATCATCGCCAATGCACCCACCGCGGAGCATGCCGTCCGCGGAGCCGTAGTGGACCACGTAGTGGAACTCAGGGACATCATGCCCACTCTGCTGGAGCTCGCCGGCCTCCCGATCCCCGATTCCGTGGACGGCAAGTCCCTGGCATCAATCATTCGTGGTGAAAACACTGATGCCGTTCGGGAGGTACTGCACGGCGAACACGTGTATTGGGGGCAAAACCTGCACTGGCTGACGGACGGCCGTTACAAGTACATATGGGGCTCGGGCGAAGGCACTGAGGAACTGTTCGACCTCGACGCCGATCCGCAGGAACGCAACAACCTCGCCGACGACGCAACCCATCAGGCGGAATTGACGATGTGGCGCCAACGCATGGTGGAGGCACTGACAGACCGCGAAGAAGGGTACGTCGTCGACGGCGAGCTGGTCACCGGAGTGCCGGTGGTGACGATGCTGCGGCATGCCCGGGAGCTGGCCGCCTCGGCCGCTGTCACGAAGTAG
- a CDS encoding GNAT family N-acetyltransferase: MREYDSEKAFSIVSDQDPVGDVWLIPLKMLDADARAIQLGAVAELSVGDGQREFVGDPLRMMLIALEEESRLPFVIESGGVGVGVLTLQTGAASLAGWGDDDSAWLLRGFLIDAGSQGRGLGTRAARAAVAEARKLTARLGGGQSGVVLSVNERNPAGLAAYKKAGFVDAGRYSGGNSGPQRTMFKSFL; this comes from the coding sequence ATGCGTGAATATGACTCAGAAAAAGCCTTTTCAATCGTAAGCGATCAAGATCCTGTTGGCGATGTGTGGTTGATTCCGCTGAAGATGCTCGACGCCGACGCCCGTGCCATCCAGCTTGGCGCCGTGGCTGAACTGTCCGTTGGGGATGGGCAGCGGGAGTTTGTGGGGGATCCGTTGCGCATGATGCTGATAGCTCTGGAGGAGGAGTCCAGACTGCCCTTCGTCATTGAGTCGGGTGGTGTGGGTGTAGGGGTGCTGACACTGCAGACCGGTGCGGCGTCGCTGGCGGGCTGGGGAGATGACGATTCGGCATGGCTGCTCAGGGGTTTCCTTATCGACGCCGGGAGCCAGGGGCGTGGTCTGGGTACCCGGGCTGCCCGCGCTGCCGTGGCCGAAGCCCGCAAGCTGACGGCGAGGCTGGGAGGCGGCCAGTCCGGCGTCGTGCTTTCTGTCAATGAGCGCAACCCTGCAGGGTTGGCCGCCTACAAGAAGGCCGGCTTTGTGGACGCCGGGCGCTATTCGGGCGGCAATTCCGGACCGCAGAGGACGATGTTCAAGTCCTTCCTGTGA
- the glnA gene encoding type I glutamate--ammonia ligase codes for MFKTADEVLKFIKDEDVKFVDIRFTDLPGVQQHFNVPAKSVDLDFFVHGQLFDGSSIRGFQGIAESDMQLIPDVTSAFIDTFRIEKTLALNFSIVNPRTGDPYHRDPRGVAEKAEAYLASTGIADTAFFAPEAEFFVFDNIQYESSPQGSFYKIDSEEAHWNTGRKEEGGNLGYKTPVKGGYFPVSPTDKQADLRDAMCVELDKAGLEVERSHHEVGSAGQAEINYKFTTLTAAADDLQKFKYVIKNTADAWGKSVTFMPKPVFGDNGSGMHCHQSLWSNGDPLFYDEKGYAGLSDTARWYIGGLLKHSSAVLAFTNPTVNSYRRLVKGFEAPVNMVYSQGNRSAGIRIPITGTNPKAKRIEFRAPDPSSNPYLAFAAQLMAGIDGIRNRIEPPAPIDKDLYELPAEEAKDIPKAPGSLEEALEALREDNEFLQAGGVFTQDLIDTWIDYKYENEIRPLSLRPNPYEFELYYGV; via the coding sequence ATGTTCAAGACTGCGGACGAAGTCCTCAAGTTCATCAAAGACGAAGACGTCAAATTCGTCGATATCCGCTTCACCGACCTTCCTGGTGTCCAGCAGCACTTCAATGTGCCTGCCAAGAGCGTTGACCTGGACTTCTTCGTCCACGGCCAGCTCTTCGACGGATCCTCCATCCGCGGCTTCCAGGGCATTGCCGAGTCGGACATGCAGCTCATCCCGGATGTGACCTCGGCCTTCATCGACACTTTCCGCATCGAGAAGACCCTTGCCCTGAACTTCTCCATCGTGAACCCCCGCACGGGCGATCCTTACCACCGCGACCCCCGTGGCGTGGCCGAGAAGGCAGAGGCCTACCTGGCTTCCACCGGCATCGCCGACACCGCATTCTTCGCGCCGGAAGCCGAGTTCTTCGTCTTCGACAACATCCAGTACGAGTCTTCCCCGCAGGGCAGCTTCTACAAGATCGACTCTGAAGAAGCACACTGGAACACGGGCCGCAAGGAAGAAGGCGGCAACCTCGGTTACAAGACCCCCGTCAAGGGCGGCTACTTCCCGGTGTCCCCCACCGACAAGCAGGCTGACCTCCGCGACGCCATGTGCGTTGAGCTGGACAAGGCCGGCCTCGAGGTCGAGCGTTCCCACCACGAAGTTGGTTCTGCCGGCCAGGCGGAGATCAACTACAAGTTCACCACCCTGACCGCAGCTGCTGATGACCTGCAGAAGTTCAAGTACGTCATCAAGAACACCGCTGACGCCTGGGGCAAGTCCGTGACGTTCATGCCGAAGCCCGTCTTCGGCGACAACGGCTCCGGCATGCACTGCCACCAGTCGCTGTGGAGCAACGGCGATCCCCTGTTTTACGACGAGAAGGGCTACGCCGGACTCTCCGACACCGCCCGTTGGTACATCGGCGGCCTGCTCAAGCACTCCTCGGCAGTTCTGGCGTTCACCAACCCGACCGTCAACTCCTACCGCCGCCTGGTCAAGGGTTTCGAGGCTCCCGTGAACATGGTTTACTCGCAGGGCAACCGCTCTGCCGGTATCCGCATCCCGATCACGGGCACCAACCCGAAGGCCAAGCGCATCGAGTTCCGCGCTCCGGACCCCTCGTCCAACCCGTACCTGGCGTTTGCCGCACAGCTGATGGCCGGAATCGACGGCATCCGCAACCGCATCGAACCCCCGGCTCCCATCGACAAGGACCTCTACGAGCTCCCGGCCGAAGAAGCCAAGGACATCCCCAAGGCTCCGGGTTCCCTGGAAGAAGCCCTGGAGGCCCTGCGCGAGGACAACGAGTTCCTGCAGGCCGGCGGCGTCTTCACCCAGGACCTCATCGATACTTGGATTGACTACAAGTACGAAAACGAGATCCGCCCGCTGTCGCTCCGCCCGAACCCCTACGAGTTCGAGCTCTACTACGGCGTCTAA
- a CDS encoding RDD family protein — protein sequence MVDRKDIGSWLSGPDTSGISKYPGERLGLPESGPGSMARAGRRILGIVIDWTIALVISNFAFGGNQWATLAIFAVEQILLIGTLGYSVGHRIAGIHVVRLGGGPAGPLAAVVRTLLLCLVIPAVVFDPDQRGLHDKAMNTILIRM from the coding sequence GTGGTAGATCGAAAAGACATTGGCTCCTGGTTGAGCGGTCCGGACACTTCCGGCATCTCCAAATATCCTGGTGAAAGGCTCGGCCTGCCCGAGTCCGGTCCTGGCTCCATGGCGCGTGCCGGGCGCCGGATCCTCGGCATCGTGATCGACTGGACCATCGCCTTGGTCATCAGCAACTTTGCCTTCGGCGGAAATCAGTGGGCAACGCTGGCCATTTTTGCCGTGGAACAGATCCTGCTGATCGGCACGTTGGGATACAGCGTGGGACACAGGATTGCCGGTATTCATGTGGTCCGCTTGGGCGGCGGTCCTGCAGGCCCGCTGGCCGCCGTAGTGCGAACCCTCCTGCTGTGCCTGGTCATACCGGCCGTTGTTTTCGATCCCGACCAACGCGGTCTTCACGACAAAGCCATGAACACCATCCTTATCCGCATGTGA
- a CDS encoding DUF4191 domain-containing protein: protein MANSSDSSNSTPSADAPKRGLFQRKPKEAKAKKPSQLKQIAEVFKMTRRNDPQVVWIMLLAFLAVVAVAFLIGFLLENWVTGLIIGIPLGLLAAVFILSRRAEKAAFAQIENQPGASGAALGTLRRGWVTQDQPVAVNPRTQDAVFMAIGRPGVVLVSEGPSHRVKTLVDAERKRLTRILPNVTIHVLESGRGEGQVPLNKLAKTMGKMKNELTKVEVNAVSKRINSLGNRLPIPKGIDPYKARPDRKAARGR, encoded by the coding sequence ATGGCGAACTCCTCTGATTCCAGCAATTCGACCCCCTCGGCCGACGCACCCAAGCGTGGGCTGTTCCAGCGCAAGCCCAAGGAAGCCAAGGCCAAGAAGCCGAGCCAGCTGAAGCAGATCGCTGAAGTCTTCAAGATGACCCGGCGAAATGATCCCCAGGTTGTCTGGATCATGCTGCTGGCATTCCTCGCTGTGGTTGCCGTTGCCTTCCTTATCGGCTTCCTGTTGGAGAACTGGGTCACCGGCCTGATCATCGGTATTCCTTTGGGCCTTCTCGCAGCCGTCTTTATCCTTTCCCGCCGCGCGGAGAAAGCCGCCTTCGCGCAAATCGAGAACCAGCCCGGCGCCTCCGGTGCTGCATTGGGCACGCTTCGGCGCGGGTGGGTCACCCAGGATCAGCCGGTTGCTGTCAACCCCCGCACCCAGGATGCCGTCTTCATGGCGATCGGACGTCCCGGCGTCGTTCTCGTCAGCGAAGGACCCAGCCACCGCGTAAAGACGCTGGTGGATGCGGAGCGCAAGCGCCTTACGCGCATCCTCCCCAACGTCACCATCCACGTCCTGGAGTCAGGCCGCGGCGAGGGCCAGGTCCCCCTCAACAAACTTGCTAAGACCATGGGCAAGATGAAGAACGAACTGACCAAGGTTGAGGTCAACGCAGTTTCCAAGCGCATCAACTCCCTTGGCAACCGTCTCCCGATCCCCAAGGGCATCGACCCCTACAAAGCTCGTCCCGACCGCAAAGCCGCACGCGGCCGCTGA